The sequence below is a genomic window from Blastopirellula retiformator.
ATGGGGATCGTCGGCGAGTCGGGGTCTGGCAAGAGCGTGACCTCGCTGACCATCATGCAGCTGCTCGCCAAGGCGGCTCGGGTCGAAAGCGGTTCGATCTCGTTTCTGGGGCGCGACCTGGTTCATCTGCCCGAGCCCGAGATGCGCAAAGTGCGCGGCAAAGACATCGGCATGATCTTTCAAGAGCCGATGACCTCGCTCAACCCGGTCTTTACGGTCGGCGCCCAGGTGATGGAAGCGATCTTGTTGCATCAGAAGGTGACCAAGGCCGAAGCCCGGCAGCGGACGATCGAGCTGTTCGAAGAAGTCGGCATCCCCAATCCAGAAGAGCGGATCGACTCGTATCCGCACCAGATGTCAGGCGGGCAAAAACAACGCGTCATGATCGCGATGGCCCTCTCCTGCAATCCGAAACTGCTGATCGCCGACGAGCCGACCACCGCGCTTGACGTAACGATCCAGGCGCAGATCCTCGACATTCTTCGCCGTTTGCGCGATGAACGAGGCATGGCGGTCTTGTTCATTACGCACGACCTGGGCGTGATCGCCGACATCGCCGACTATGTGACGGTGATGTACCGCGGCAAGATTGTCGAGCAGGGAGATGTCGTCTCGATCTTCGAGGACCCGCAGCATCCGTACACCAAAGGTTTGCTCGCCTGTCGGCCGCGGCTTGATACCAAATACAAAAAGCTGCCGACGGTTGACGACTTTATGTCGGCGACGACCGTAGACGGCGAAGTGAAGATCACCGAGAAGATCGTCGACGAAGCTCGCCTGGGCGAGTTGATGACCGAAGGCCGCGGACGGTTGCTGCACCCGAAGTCGGAACTGGACGCGATGGGGCATCCCTGGGAAGAAGGTCATCACGCGGAAGATGCGAAGATGGTCGCCGAAGGGGAAGAGCCGCTGCTGCAGGTCCGTGACTTGCATGTCCACTTCCCGGTTCGCAAAGGGATCTTCCGCACGGTCGCCGGCTATGTCAAAGCGGTCGACGGCGTCAGCTTCAACATTTATCGCGGTCAGACGCTCGGACTGGTTGGCGAGTCAGGTTGCGGCAAGACGACCACCGGTCGGGCGATCATACAGCTGATTCGTCCTACCTCGGGCACGATGCACTTTGAAGACACCGAACTATCGTGGCTCAACCCCGCCCCGTCGATGGCCGACGTGTTGCCGTGGGTGACCTACGATCGTTGGCAGCGTGCCCGCAAGCTGCGCCAACTGCGTCGCCAGTTTCAGATCATCTTCCAAGATCCGTATGGCAGCTTGAATCCGCGGATGACGGTCGAAGCGGCGATCTGCGAGCCGATGGTGATCCAGAAGATTGGCAACAAGAAAGAACGCCGCGACCGGGCCGCCGCCTTGCTCGAAGAAGTGGGCCTGAACGCGTCGCATCTGCGCCGCTATCCGCACGAGTTTTCCGGCGGTCAGCGGCAGCGGATCTGTATCGCCCGGGCGTTGACGGTGGAGCCCGAGTTCTTGATCTGCGACGAGTCGGTTTCGGCCTTGGACGTTTCGGTGCAGGCCCAAGTGTTAAATCTGTTGAAAGATTTGCAGCTGCGTCGCGGGCTGACCTATCTGTTTATCAGCCACGATCTGAGCGTGGTGAAGTTCATGTCGGATATGATCGCCGTCATGAACCAAGGGAAAATCGTCGAGTTTGGCCCGGCCGACAACATTTACGCCAACCCGCAGCAGGATTACACCAAGCGGCTGATCAGTGCGACGCCGCAGGATGACCTCGATCATATCCGTCGGCGTCAGGCCGAGCGGAAAAAGGCGCTCGAGGCCCGGATGGCGGAAGTTTAATCGGGTAAATTTTCGTCGCAATTGCCGGGGCGCCGCTGGAAAATCGCACCCCGCTTTGTAGGAATTCGGCGAATAAGGGACCAATTTTTGGACCCGCGAACCCGTTGGGGGCGATTCCGCTCCTTTGGTAGTTCGGACGCAAATTATGTCCCCCCTTCCCTCGTACAGGTAGTCGCTATAATGTCGCTTTCCAATTCAACCACCGCCCTCAGTGGTGCACTTTTAACCCCGGCAGATGGCATGTCGTCGCAGCAAATTTTCATCAACGGAAAGTACTACAGCAAAGAAGA
It includes:
- a CDS encoding ABC transporter ATP-binding protein — protein: MTDALVQIDNLKTYFHTESGVVKAVDDVSLHIDPGTTMGIVGESGSGKSVTSLTIMQLLAKAARVESGSISFLGRDLVHLPEPEMRKVRGKDIGMIFQEPMTSLNPVFTVGAQVMEAILLHQKVTKAEARQRTIELFEEVGIPNPEERIDSYPHQMSGGQKQRVMIAMALSCNPKLLIADEPTTALDVTIQAQILDILRRLRDERGMAVLFITHDLGVIADIADYVTVMYRGKIVEQGDVVSIFEDPQHPYTKGLLACRPRLDTKYKKLPTVDDFMSATTVDGEVKITEKIVDEARLGELMTEGRGRLLHPKSELDAMGHPWEEGHHAEDAKMVAEGEEPLLQVRDLHVHFPVRKGIFRTVAGYVKAVDGVSFNIYRGQTLGLVGESGCGKTTTGRAIIQLIRPTSGTMHFEDTELSWLNPAPSMADVLPWVTYDRWQRARKLRQLRRQFQIIFQDPYGSLNPRMTVEAAICEPMVIQKIGNKKERRDRAAALLEEVGLNASHLRRYPHEFSGGQRQRICIARALTVEPEFLICDESVSALDVSVQAQVLNLLKDLQLRRGLTYLFISHDLSVVKFMSDMIAVMNQGKIVEFGPADNIYANPQQDYTKRLISATPQDDLDHIRRRQAERKKALEARMAEV